In Neospora caninum Liverpool complete genome, chromosome Ib, one DNA window encodes the following:
- a CDS encoding related to CG16984 PROTEIN, related, with product MGIKSVRNHVAANAIDNILSRPKKNPEGLLDWTKKPNYGVVPEYLKGIKDSLELEYAYIESLRKDDARGGLPGMSEARVMPELERMALLSGLKKRWNSLNSEYQNTTHIVKLDTIGKAKRKEHFEEQLAAIEKYISKASKGTIVISSR from the exons ATGGGAATCAAGTCCGTTCGCAACCACGTAGCCGCAAATGCCATCGACAACATATTGTCACGTCCCAAGAAAAACCCAGAAGGACTTCTTGACTGGACGAAAAAGCCCAACTACGGCGTAGTTCCTGAGTACCTGAAGGGGATTAAAGACAGCCTTGAGCTCGAGTATGCCTACATCGAGTCACTCCGGAAGGACGATGCGAGG GGTGGCCTGCCAGGGATGTCGGAAGCACGAGTAATGCCAGAGTTAGAGAGGATGGCTCTTCTCAGTGGATTGAAGAAGAGGTGGAACAGCCTTAACTCTGAATATCAAAACACTACCCACATCGTGAAGCTTGACACTATcgggaaggcgaaacggaaagaacACTTTGAAGAGCAACTTGCCGCAATAGAGAAGTACATCAGCAAGGCAAGCAAGGGAACGATCGTTATCAGTTCCAGGTGA